The Pedococcus dokdonensis region GGCTGGGCGACATCGGACCGCTGGCAGCGATGCCCGTGATGGAGGGCAAGGCGGTGCTCTTCAAGCACTTCGGGGGCGTCGATGCGGTGCCGGTGTGCATGGAGTCGGGCACGGTCGAGGAGCTGGTCGACGCGATCGCCCGGATCGCGCCGACGTACGGCGGCATCAACCTCGAGGACATCTCGGCGCCGCGGTGCTTCGAGATCGAGCGTCGGCTGCAGGAGCGCCTCGACATCCCGGTCTTCCACGACGACCAGCACGGCACCGCCGTGGTCGTCCTGGCCGGGCTCCTGAACGCGGCCACCGTGGTGCGCCGGCCACTGGAGTCGCTCCGCGTCGTCGTCTCGGGCGCCGGCGCCGCCGGCGTGGCGGTGACCAAGCTGCTGGCCCGCGCGGGCGTGGCCGACATCGTCGTGTGCGATTCCCGGGGCATCGTCTCGCCGGGTCGCGACGACCTCGCGGACCACAAGCGGCGGCTGGCCGCGACGACCAACCCGCGTGGCCTGGCCGGCTCGCTGTCCGACGCCCTGGCCTGCGCGGACGTCTTCGTGGGCGTGTCCGGCGGGCAGGTGCCGGAGGCGGACGTCGCCCGCATGGCCCCCGACGCCATCATCTTCGCGCTCGCGAACCCCACTCCCGAGGTGCATCCCGAGGTGGCGGCGAGGTATGCGGCGGTGGTCGCGACCGGGCGCTCCGACTTCCCGAACCAGATCAACAACGTGCTCGCGTTCCCGGGGATCTTCCGCGGCGCGCTCGACTCGGGCGCCGGCCAGGTGACCGAGCCGATGAAGATCGCCGCGGCCCAGGCCATCGCGCGCCTCGTCGAGCACCCGACCGCCGACGAGATCGTGCCGAGCGTGTTCGCTCCCGGCGTGGCCGACGCCGTTGCCGAGGCGGTGTCGGCGCTCGCCTGAGGGTCAGGCCCGGTCGGGCGCCCGCTGGTCGCCGGAGCGCTCGCGCAGCTGGCGCGCGAGCGCCTGGCACGCGGCATACGTGGGCAGCAGACCCTGCTCGCGCGCCTCGGTGAGGCTGGGCGCGGCGGCGTCCTTGGGTGACAGCAGGGGCTCCAGGCCGTGCGGGAGGACCAGGCCGACCTCGGGGTCGAGAGGGTGGATGCCGTGCTCCCCGGACGGGTTGTAGGCCGCGGTGCAGAGGTACATCGCCGTGGTGTCGTCCTCGAGCGCGACGAACGCGTGGCCGAGTCCCTCCGAGAGGTAGACCCCACGGCGGTCGACGGTGTCGAGGAGGACCGAGGTCCACTCGCCGAAGGTCGGTGAGCCGACCCGGATGTCGACGATGAAGTCGATCAGCGACCCGGACAGCGCGGTGACGTACTTCGCCTGCGAGGGGGGCACGTCCGCGAAGTGGGTGCCGCGCACGGTGCCACGCGAGGAGACCGAGACGTTGGTCTGGACGATGTCCGGTCGGTGGCCCAGGTGCTCGGCGAGGAGGTCGCCACGGAACGACTCCAGGAAGACGCCCCGGTCGTCCGGGAACTGACGGGGGGTGATCTCGAACGCGCCCTCGACGGGCAGCGGGCGGACCTGCACTAGCCCGCCCCCGCCTCGTCGAGCAGGCCCGCCAGGTAGTTGCCGTACCCGCTCTTGCGCAGGGCCTCGGCGAGCGCGGCGAACTCGGCGTCGCTGAGCCAGCCGTTGCGCCAGGCGATCTCCTCGATGCAGCCGATCTTCTGCCCCTGCCTGGCCTCGACCACGTGCACGAACTGCGCCGCGTCCATGAGGCCCTCGAAGGTGCCGGTGTCGAACCACGCCGTCCCGCGGGGGAGGACCGTGACGTTGAGGTCGCCACGGCGCAGGTAGGCGTCGTTGATCCCGGTGATCTCCAGCTCGCCGCGCTCGCTCGGCTCGAGCTCGCGGGCGATCTGGACCACGTCGTTGTCGTAGAAGTAGAGGCCGGGGACGGCATACGAGGACTTGGGGTGCGCCGGCTTCTCCTCGATCGAGATGGCGCGCCCGTCCTCGGAGAACTCGACGACGCCGTAGGCCGAGGGCTCGGTCACGTGGTAGGCGAAGATCTGTCCGCCGGAGACCGTGGTGTTGGCGGCCAGTGAGGTGCCGAGGCCGGTGCCGTAGAAGATGTTGTCGCCGAGCACGAGGGCGACCGAGTCGGCACCGATGAAGTCGGCGCCGATGATGAACGCCTGGGCCAGGCCGTCCGGGCTCGGCTGCACGGCGAAGGTGAGCTCGATGCCCCAACGGGAACCATCGCCGAGCAGGCGCTGGAACTGGCCCTGGTCCTCGGGGGTCGTGATGACCAGGACCTCGCGGATCCCGGCCATCATCAGCGTCGAGAGCGGGTAGTAGATCATCGGCTTGTCGTAGACCGGCATGAGCTGCTTGCTGATGCCGAGCGTGATCGGGTGCAGCCGCGTGCCCGAACCCCCCGCCAGGATGATGCCCTTCATGGGGCACGACCCTAGTGCTCGCGAGCGCGCCATGAGGTGCGTCTGCGCGCGATAGCCTCGGCGCCATGAAGGTCCTCGTCACCGGCGCAGCCGGCTTCATCGGCTCGAACTTCGTGATCAGGGCCCGCGCGGTGCGTCCGGAGTGGCAGCTCACCGTGCTCGACTCGATGACGTATGCCGCGAACCTCTCGTCCCTCGACCCCGTGATCGACGAGGTCGAGGTCGTCAAGGGCTCGGTGACCGACCCCGACCTCGTCGACGAGCTGGTCGCCGCCCACGACCTGGTGGTCCACTTCGCCGCCGACTCCCACAACGACAACTCGCTCGACGACCCGTGGCCGTTCATCGACACCAACATCATCGGGACCTACCAGCTCATCCAGGCGGTGCGCCGGCACGACAAGCGCATCCACCACATCTCCACCGACGAGGTGTACGGCGACCTGGAGCTCGACGACCCGGCCAAGTTCACCGAGAGCACCCCGCTCAACCCGTCCAGCCCGTACTCCGCGGCAAAGGCGAGCGCCGACCTCCTCGTCCGCGCCTGGGTCCGGTCGTTCGGCCTCAGGGCGACCTTGTCCAACTGCTCCAACAACTACGGCCCGCGCCAGCACCCCGAGAAGTTCATCCCGAGGCAGGTCACCGGCATCATCGACGGGGTGCGGCCGAAGCTCTACGGCGCCGGTCTGAACGTGCGCGACTGGATCCACGTCGACGACCACAACGACGCCGTGATCGCCATCGTCGAGCAGGGCCGGCTCGGCGAGACCTACCTCATCGGCGCCGACGGGGAGATGAACAACCGCGACGTCGTCGCCCTCGTCCTCGAGCTGATGGGGAAGCCGGCCGACTGGTACGACCACGTCCCCGACCGCCCCGGGCACGACCTGCGCTACGCCATCGACGCCAGCAAGCTCCGGGCGGAGACCGACTGGCGTCCGGCGCACCCGGACGTCCGCTCCGGACTGGTCGACACGATCGCCTGGTACGAGGACAACCAGGACTGGTGGCGCACCGCGAAGGTGGTGGCGGAGACGCGCTACGAGCGGCTCGGTCGCTGATGACCCGGTGGCTGGTCACCGGTGCAGGGGGCATGCTCGGCCTCGACCTGCAGGTGACCCTGGCGCTCGCGGGCGTCGACGAGGACGACGTGACCGCCCTGACCCGTGACGACCTCGACGTCACCGACCCCGAGGCGGTGCGCGACGCCGTCCGGGGCCACGACGTGGTCGTCAACTGCGCGGCATACACGGCGGTGGACGCAGCCGAAAGCCATGAGGGGCAAGCCTTTTCGGTGAACGCGGTCGGCGCCGCCAACGTCGCCGACGCCTGCCGCACGAGCGGTGCCCGACTGGTGCACCTGTCCACGGACTACGTCTTCGCCGGTGACGCGGACGAGCCGTACGCCGAGGACGCGGCACTCGTGCCGTTGTCCGCCTATGGACGCACCAAGGCGGCGGGGGAGTGGGCCGTGCAGGCTCGCTGCCCGCAGGCCTGGATCGTCCGGACGGCCTGGCTCTACGGCGCGGCCGGCCCGAACTTCGTCAAGACGATGGCGGCGCTCGCGCAGCGGCACGACACCCTCGACGTCGTCGACGACCAGCGCGGCCAGCCGACGTGGACCATGGACGTGGCCAGGGCGGTCCTGCGCGTGGTGGACGGGTCCGCTCCGTTCGGGGTGTGGCACGCGACCAGCCAGGGTGACACCACGAAGTACGGCCTCACCCGCGAGATCTTCCGGCTGCTCGGGCTCGACCCCGACCGGGTGCGGCCCACCACGAGTGACGCCTTCCCGCTGCCCGCTCCTCGACCTGCCTACAGCGTGCTGGGCCACGACGCGTGGCGGATGGCGCGGCTGCCCCTGCTGCCGCGCTGGGAGGCCAGCCTCGCCGAGTCGATCGAGGACGTCGTCGCCGAACCGCCCACCAGCTGAGCCGCACCTGACCCCGCGGTGAACGGACGGCGACGCACGGCCGGTCACCTTGCAGTCGGGGGGTCGAGTGGTCGAGAGTGGCCGCCATGGCTACTGAGACCCAGCGCACCTCCCAAGAAGACCTGTGGGCCGGCGAGTTCGGCGAGGCATACATCGACCGCAACCGCGGCGTCGACCTCGTCGGCAGCAACACCGAGCTGTTCCGCAAGGTGCTCGCGCACACCGACGGCGTGGGGAGCGTGCTGGAGCTCGGCTGCAACATCGGCAACAACCTCCGGGCCCTGCGGGACCTGCTCCCCGAAGCGCAGCTGCACGCGGTCGAGATCAACGCCCAGGCCGCGGCCGAGGTGGAGGCCTGGGGCGGCGCGACCGTCGAGGTCGGGTCGATCCTCGACTTCGAGCCCGCGCAGACCTGGGACCTCACCTTCACCAAGGGCGTGCTCATCCACATCAACCCCGACCGTGTCGCCGACGTGTATGCCGCCCTGGTGCGTTCGTCGAACCGCTACGTCATGGTCTGCGAGTACTTCAACCCGGTGCCGGTCGAGGTCTCCTACCGGGGGCACGAGGGTGCGCTGTTCAAGCGCGACTTCGCCGGCGAGATGCTCGACGCCTTCCCCGAGCTGCGGCTGGTGGACTACGGCTTCACCTACCACCGCGACCCGCAGTTCCCCCTGGATGACTCCACGTGGTTCCTGATGGAGAAGCAGGGCTGAGCCGGCCGCGCCCGCCCCGACGGCTAGGGTCGGGGCATGCTCGCCGTCTACGCCGCACGCCAGTCCGCTGACGACCCGCTGTCCGGTCTCGAGGTCGGTGAGCGTCCCGAACCCACCCCGCGTGCGGGGTGGACGACGGTCTCGTTGCGGACCGCGGGACTCAACCACCACGACGTCTGGTCGCTGCGTGGCGTGGGTCTGCCCGCCGACCGGCTGCCGATGATCCTCGGCTGTGACGGGGCCGGCGTCGACGAGGACGGCAACGAGGTGATCATCCACGCGGTCGTGCCCAGCGAAGGGTGGCGCGGTGACGAGACCCTCGACCCGCGGCGCACCCTGCTCTCCGAGCTGCACGACGGCACCCTCGCCGAGAAGGTCTCGGTGCCCACCGCCAACCTGGTGCCCAAGCCGGAGGGGCTGTCGTGGGAGCACGCAGCCTGCCTGTCGACCGCCTGGCTCACGGCCTACCGGATGCTGTTCTCCAACGCCGGTCTGACGCCCGGGGCCACCGTGCTGGTGCAAGGCGCCGGCGGGGGAGTGGCCACCGCGCTGGTGCAGCTCGGGTCGGCCGCGGGCTACCGGATGTGGGTCACCAGCCGTGACGAGGACAAGGGTCGGCGGGCCGTCGGGATCGGGGCCGACCGGGCCTTCGGCGACGGCGAGCGGCTGCCCGAGCGGGTCGACGCCGTCATGGAGACGGTCGGGGCCGCCACCTGGTCGCACTCGGTCAACTCGCTCAAGCCCGGCGGCACCATCGTCATCTCCGGGGCGACCTCGGGCGACGCCCCGAGCAAGGCCGAGCTGACCAAGATCTTCTTCAGGCAGCTGCGCGTGGTCGGCTCCACGATGGGCAGCCGCGAGGAGCTGGAGCGCCTGGCCCAGCTGGTGGTCCAGCAGCAGATCGAACCGGTCATCGACACGACCCTGCCGCTGGCCGAGGCTCGCGAGGGTTTCGCGCGGATGGCGGCCGGTGAGCTGTTCGGGAAGGTCGTCTTCACCGTCTCGTGAGCGCCGGGGCCGGTCGGCTCAGAGCAGCGAGACGACCAGCCACACGATCCCCGCGACCGCGAGGATGGCCACCGTGGCGCCCGCGAAGATCACCGCGCCCTTCTGGGTGCCGCCCATCTTCTCGTCCCACCCCTGCTGCTTCGCGACGTCGCGAACCAGGTCGCGACCGGCCGTGGCGTCGAACGAGTAGTCGACGACCTGGCCCACCTCGCCGGTCTTGAGGTCGACGCCCAACTCCTTCTTGAACGACTTCTCGTAGACCCGACCCCGCTGGGTCGAGCCCGATGCCTGGAGCCGTGGGGACGAGCCGCCACCGCTCCACGAGAAGGTGTTGCTCACGTCGGTGATCGTCATCGACTGGTTCGACTCGTTGAGCGCGACCTTGTGGGTGAAGACCTTCTTGAGGCCGTGCGCCTTGAAGACGGCGAGCCACTGCGCGTCGGCGACGTCGATGGTCAGGTCGAAACCCTGCGGCGTCTCGCGCACGGCATACGGGGTGCCGGCGGCGGCGGCGCGCACGGCGGAGATCAGTTCGGTGGACGTGCCCATCGAGGGCCCCCCTCGGTGTCGGTTCGGTTCGGTGTCGGTTCGGTTCGGTGTCGGTTCGGTTCGGTGTCGGTTCGGTTGTCGGTGTCGGTTCGGTGTCGGTCAGCTCGGCGAGATCTGCAGCCAGTCGTACCAGCCGTTGTGCAGGACCAGCCAGGCGATCAGGCCGTAGCCCGCCTGGCCCGGGTGGTGTGCCAGGCGACTGGCCGCCAGGTCACTCTGCCACTGCTCGTGCCCCAGCAGGGGCCGGAAGCAGTCGACGAACGGCACCCCACGCCGCGAGCACACGTCGGCCTGGGCCTCCACGAGCACGTCGAGCTTGCCGTTCAGCTCGTCGTCGTCGGTGGGGGTGGGGCTCACCACGAAGGTGCCGATGCCGGCGCTGGCGGCGTCGTCGAGGATGTTGGCGAGGTTGAGCCGGTGCCGGGCCAGCGTCACCCCGGTCGCCGCGTCGTTCCCGCCCACCGACACCACGAGCCGCTTCTCGGCCCGGCCGCGCCATCGGGGCGCGCACTCGTCCTTCCAGCGGCCGAGGACGTCGGCCGTCGTGTCGCCTCGAACGCCGAGGTTGTAGGCGGTCAGCTCGAGGTCGGCGCTGTGCGTGCGGCCCACGACCCGCGAGACCCAGCCCTGACCCTTGGGGTCGCCGACCCCGGCCACCATCGAGGCGCCGACGAAGACGAGGCCCACGTCGCGGGGTCCGTCGGACGCGACCTGGAACTCGGCGCTCGGGGTGAAGGTCGGCTCGCTCACGCGTCAGTCCTCATCGTCGTCGAGCCGGGCCAGCCAGGTGGCCAGCCGCTCGACGGGGGTCTCGAAGTCGGGGTTCAGGTCGACGAACGTGCGCAGCTGGTCGGCCAGCCACTCGAAGGAGACCTCCTCGTCGCCCCGGCGGGCGGCGAGCTCCTCGATGCCACGGTCGGTGAAGTACACGTCTGCAAGGTTAACGAAGGTATGCCGCGTGGCTGAGCCAGCCACGCGGCATACCGTCGTGCGTTGGTCAGCGGGCGAAGGCCGCCGCGATGAGCTCGGCCTGCTGCTCGGCGTGCCGCTTGCTCGAACCGGTCGCCGGTGAGGCCGAGGCCTTGCGCGACACGATCCGCAGCGGGCGCGTCTCGCCGAGGTCGGCCAGACCCTGCGGCAGGTTCATCGCCACGAACGGCCAGGCGCCCTGGTTGGCGGGCTCGTCCTGCACCCAGACGACCTCGGCCCCGGGGTACTTGGCGAGCTCGGCCGCGATCTCCTGCGCCGGGATCGGCGCGAGCTGCTCGACCCGGACGATCGCGGTGCTGGTGTCGCCGGCCTTCTCGCGGGCGGCCTCGAGGTCGTAGACGACCTTCCCGCTCGCCAGCAGGACCCGGGTCACGCCGGCGTCGTCGAACGACGCGCGATCGGGCAGGACCGGGCGGAAGGTGCCCTCGGTGAACTCCTGCGGCATGCTGCTCGCCGCCTTCAGGCGCAGCATCGACTTCGGGGTGAAGACGATCAGCGGCCGGCGCGGGCGCGCGTAGGCCTGGCGGCGCAGCAGGTGGAAGTAGCTCGCCGGGGTCGACGGGGAGGCGACCGTCATGTTGTCCTCGGCGCACATCTGCAGGAAGCGCTCGATGCGGGCCGAGGAGTGGTCCGGTCCCTGGCCCTCGTAGCCGTGCGGCAGCAGCAGCACGACCGACGAGCGCTGGCCCCACTTCTGCTCGGAGGAGCTGATGAACTCGTCGACGATCGTCTGGGCGCCGTTGAAGAAGTCGCCGAACTGTGCCTCCCACAGCACCAGGGCGTCGGGCCGCTCGACCGAGTAGCCGTACTCGAAGCCCATCGCCGCGAACTCGGACAGCAGGGAGTCGTAGACCCAGAACCGGGCCTGGCCCTCGCCGAGGTAGAGCAGCGGGGTCCACTCCTCGGCCGTGTGCTTGTCGATCAGCACCGCGTGGCGCTGGACGAACGTGCCCCGTCGGCTGTCCTGGCCGGCCAGGCGCACCGGGGTGCCCTCCATGAGGAGCGAGCCGAAGGCGAGCAGCTCGCCGGTGGCCCAGTCGATGCCACCGTCGCGGGTGGACTGGGCGCGCTTCTCCATGGCCTGCAACAGCTTCGGGTGCACCGTGAAGCCCTTGGGGGGGTTCACGAAGGCGTCGCCGATGTGCTGGAGCTGGTCGGCGGGGATGGCGGTCTGGTCCGCGGACCGGGTGGCCTGGTCGGTCGACTGGGCGGTCGGCGGCTCGAGTCCCGAGTGGCCCTCGGCGTCGGTGCCGGCCAGGGTCGCGTCGGCCCGGTCGCCGGGTGTCGGGTCCTTCAGCGCCGCCTTGGTCTCGACGAAGACCCGCTCGAGCTGCTGCTGGTAGTCGCGCAGCGCCGCCTCGGCGTCCTCCTGGCTGATGTCGCCGCGTCCGATCAGGGACTCGGTGTAGAGCTTGCGGACCGAGCGCTTGGCCTCGATGAGGTTGTACATCAGTGGCTGGGTCATCGACGGGTCGTCGCCCTCGTTGTGCCCACGGCGCCGGTAGCAGACCATGTCGATGACGACGTCCTTGTTGAACGTCTGGCGGAACTCGTAGGCGAGCTCGGCCACCCGGACGCAGGCCTCGGGGTCGTCCCCGTTCACGTGGAAGATCGGCGCCTGGATCATCCGGGCCACGTCGGTCGAGTAGGTCGAGGAGCGGCTGGCGCTCGGCGACGTGGTGAAGCCGACCTGGTTGTTGATGACCACGTGGATCGTGCCGCCCGTGCGGTAACCCCGCAGCTGCGACAGGTTGAGGGTCTCGGCCACCACACCCTGGCCCGCGAACGCGGCGTCACCGTGCATCAGCAGTGGGAGCACCGTGAAGTCCTCGCCCGCGAGGTCGAGCCGGTCCTGCTTGGCCCGGGTGATGCCCTCGAGCACCGGGTTGACGGCCTCCAGGTGCGACGGGTTGGCCGCGAGGTAGACCTTGGTCTTGCTGCCGTCCTCGGCGACGAACTCACCCTCGGTGCCGAGGTGGTACTTCACGTCGCCCGATCCCTGCACCGACTTGGGGTCCTGCTTGCCCTCGAACTCGCGGAAGATCTGGCCGTAGGACTTGCCGGCGATGTTGGCGAGCACGTTGAGGCGCCCGCGGTGCGGCATGCCGATACACACCTCGTCCATGTCGTCGGCGGCGGCGCGGCACAGGATGCGGTCGAGCAGCGCGATGACCGACTCGCCACCCTCGAGGCTGAACCGCTTCTGCCCCACGAACTTGGTCTGGAGGAACGTCTCGAACGCCTCGGCGGCGTTGAGCCGGCGCAGGATCCGCAGCTGCTCCTCGGGGCCGGGCTTGGCGTAGCCGACCTCGATCTTGGCCTGCAGCCAGCGACGCTGCTCGGGGTCCTGGATGTGCATGTACTCGGTGCCGATGGTGCGGCAGTAGGAGTCACGCAGGATGCCGAGGATCTTGCGCAGGCGCAGCATCGGTGCCCCGCCGAACCCGCCGGTGGCGAAGTCGCGCTCGAGGTCCCAGAGGGTCAGCCCGTGGGACGTGACGTCGAGGTCGGGGTGGCGGCGCTGGCGGTACTCCAGCGGGTCGGTGTCGGCCATCAGGTGGCCGCGCACGCGGTAGGCGTGGATGAGCTCCTGAACGCGAGCCGTCTTGTTGACGTCGTCGTCGTGGTGCGCCGAGATGTCCTGGACCCAGCGGACCGGCTCGTAGGGCAGGCGCAGGCTCTCGAAGATCTCGTCGTAGAAGCCGTTCTCGCCGAGCAGCAGCTGGTGGACGATCCGCAGGAAGTCACCGGACTGCGCACCCTGGATGATGCGGTGGTCGTAGGTGCTGGTCAGCGTGAGGATCTTCGAGACGGCGTTGCGGTTGAGGGTCTCCTGGCTCGCGCCCTGCCACTCGGCCGGGTACTCCAGCGCCCCGACGCCGATGATGGCGCCCTGACCGGCCATCAGGCGCGGCACCGAGTGGACCGTGCCGATCGTGCCCGGGTTGGTGAGGGTGAGCGTCGTGCCCTGGAAGTCCTCGACGGTGAGCTTGCCACCGCGGGCCTTGCGGACGACGTCCTCGTAGGCCGTCCAGAAGTGGGCGAAGTCCATCGCCTCAGCCGACTTGATCGACGGCACGAGCAGCTGTCGGGTGCCGTCGGGCTTGGCCATGTCGATGGCCAGGCCGAGGTTGACGTGGCCGGGGATGACGATCGCCGGCTTGCCGTTCTCCTCGGTGAACCCGTTGTTCATCTCCGGCATGTGGCCGAGCGCCTTGACCAGGGCGTAGCCGATCAGGTGGGTGAAGGAGACCTTGCCACCGCGCGAGCGCTGCA contains the following coding sequences:
- a CDS encoding NAD(P)-dependent malic enzyme, which translates into the protein MSAFPSYPLIDPSDPVFRAHEGGKLGVHSTQPLRDRADLALLYTPGVADVSRAIALDPSLAARYTARANTVAVVTDGTAVLGLGDIGPLAAMPVMEGKAVLFKHFGGVDAVPVCMESGTVEELVDAIARIAPTYGGINLEDISAPRCFEIERRLQERLDIPVFHDDQHGTAVVVLAGLLNAATVVRRPLESLRVVVSGAGAAGVAVTKLLARAGVADIVVCDSRGIVSPGRDDLADHKRRLAATTNPRGLAGSLSDALACADVFVGVSGGQVPEADVARMAPDAIIFALANPTPEVHPEVAARYAAVVATGRSDFPNQINNVLAFPGIFRGALDSGAGQVTEPMKIAAAQAIARLVEHPTADEIVPSVFAPGVADAVAEAVSALA
- the rfbB gene encoding dTDP-glucose 4,6-dehydratase: MKVLVTGAAGFIGSNFVIRARAVRPEWQLTVLDSMTYAANLSSLDPVIDEVEVVKGSVTDPDLVDELVAAHDLVVHFAADSHNDNSLDDPWPFIDTNIIGTYQLIQAVRRHDKRIHHISTDEVYGDLELDDPAKFTESTPLNPSSPYSAAKASADLLVRAWVRSFGLRATLSNCSNNYGPRQHPEKFIPRQVTGIIDGVRPKLYGAGLNVRDWIHVDDHNDAVIAIVEQGRLGETYLIGADGEMNNRDVVALVLELMGKPADWYDHVPDRPGHDLRYAIDASKLRAETDWRPAHPDVRSGLVDTIAWYEDNQDWWRTAKVVAETRYERLGR
- a CDS encoding DUF6104 family protein, producing MYFTDRGIEELAARRGDEEVSFEWLADQLRTFVDLNPDFETPVERLATWLARLDDDED
- the rfbD gene encoding dTDP-4-dehydrorhamnose reductase; the encoded protein is MTRWLVTGAGGMLGLDLQVTLALAGVDEDDVTALTRDDLDVTDPEAVRDAVRGHDVVVNCAAYTAVDAAESHEGQAFSVNAVGAANVADACRTSGARLVHLSTDYVFAGDADEPYAEDAALVPLSAYGRTKAAGEWAVQARCPQAWIVRTAWLYGAAGPNFVKTMAALAQRHDTLDVVDDQRGQPTWTMDVARAVLRVVDGSAPFGVWHATSQGDTTKYGLTREIFRLLGLDPDRVRPTTSDAFPLPAPRPAYSVLGHDAWRMARLPLLPRWEASLAESIEDVVAEPPTS
- the rfbA gene encoding glucose-1-phosphate thymidylyltransferase RfbA, which translates into the protein MKGIILAGGSGTRLHPITLGISKQLMPVYDKPMIYYPLSTLMMAGIREVLVITTPEDQGQFQRLLGDGSRWGIELTFAVQPSPDGLAQAFIIGADFIGADSVALVLGDNIFYGTGLGTSLAANTTVSGGQIFAYHVTEPSAYGVVEFSEDGRAISIEEKPAHPKSSYAVPGLYFYDNDVVQIARELEPSERGELEITGINDAYLRRGDLNVTVLPRGTAWFDTGTFEGLMDAAQFVHVVEARQGQKIGCIEEIAWRNGWLSDAEFAALAEALRKSGYGNYLAGLLDEAGAG
- a CDS encoding pseudaminic acid biosynthesis-associated methylase; the encoded protein is MATETQRTSQEDLWAGEFGEAYIDRNRGVDLVGSNTELFRKVLAHTDGVGSVLELGCNIGNNLRALRDLLPEAQLHAVEINAQAAAEVEAWGGATVEVGSILDFEPAQTWDLTFTKGVLIHINPDRVADVYAALVRSSNRYVMVCEYFNPVPVEVSYRGHEGALFKRDFAGEMLDAFPELRLVDYGFTYHRDPQFPLDDSTWFLMEKQG
- a CDS encoding zinc-binding dehydrogenase, with amino-acid sequence MLAVYAARQSADDPLSGLEVGERPEPTPRAGWTTVSLRTAGLNHHDVWSLRGVGLPADRLPMILGCDGAGVDEDGNEVIIHAVVPSEGWRGDETLDPRRTLLSELHDGTLAEKVSVPTANLVPKPEGLSWEHAACLSTAWLTAYRMLFSNAGLTPGATVLVQGAGGGVATALVQLGSAAGYRMWVTSRDEDKGRRAVGIGADRAFGDGERLPERVDAVMETVGAATWSHSVNSLKPGGTIVISGATSGDAPSKAELTKIFFRQLRVVGSTMGSREELERLAQLVVQQQIEPVIDTTLPLAEAREGFARMAAGELFGKVVFTVS
- a CDS encoding GDSL-type esterase/lipase family protein gives rise to the protein MSEPTFTPSAEFQVASDGPRDVGLVFVGASMVAGVGDPKGQGWVSRVVGRTHSADLELTAYNLGVRGDTTADVLGRWKDECAPRWRGRAEKRLVVSVGGNDAATGVTLARHRLNLANILDDAASAGIGTFVVSPTPTDDDELNGKLDVLVEAQADVCSRRGVPFVDCFRPLLGHEQWQSDLAASRLAHHPGQAGYGLIAWLVLHNGWYDWLQISPS
- a CDS encoding multifunctional oxoglutarate decarboxylase/oxoglutarate dehydrogenase thiamine pyrophosphate-binding subunit/dihydrolipoyllysine-residue succinyltransferase subunit is translated as MAAFGPNEWLVDELYEKFQNDKNSVDKAWWALFEDKQSADYQPSEGAGTNGSGTNGSAPAPTTAAPAAPAPTAQAPQTAQAPQQAPAAQAPAAQAPAPQAPAPQAPEAAQTTSGQSTDKPDASSDKAVADKPDDKEAGTGGETAAVKEAPKPREAAAPRQPEVVNQDQVKPLRGASARTVTNMESSLSVPTATSVRAVPAKLLIDNRVVINNHLQRSRGGKVSFTHLIGYALVKALGHMPEMNNGFTEENGKPAIVIPGHVNLGLAIDMAKPDGTRQLLVPSIKSAEAMDFAHFWTAYEDVVRKARGGKLTVEDFQGTTLTLTNPGTIGTVHSVPRLMAGQGAIIGVGALEYPAEWQGASQETLNRNAVSKILTLTSTYDHRIIQGAQSGDFLRIVHQLLLGENGFYDEIFESLRLPYEPVRWVQDISAHHDDDVNKTARVQELIHAYRVRGHLMADTDPLEYRQRRHPDLDVTSHGLTLWDLERDFATGGFGGAPMLRLRKILGILRDSYCRTIGTEYMHIQDPEQRRWLQAKIEVGYAKPGPEEQLRILRRLNAAEAFETFLQTKFVGQKRFSLEGGESVIALLDRILCRAAADDMDEVCIGMPHRGRLNVLANIAGKSYGQIFREFEGKQDPKSVQGSGDVKYHLGTEGEFVAEDGSKTKVYLAANPSHLEAVNPVLEGITRAKQDRLDLAGEDFTVLPLLMHGDAAFAGQGVVAETLNLSQLRGYRTGGTIHVVINNQVGFTTSPSASRSSTYSTDVARMIQAPIFHVNGDDPEACVRVAELAYEFRQTFNKDVVIDMVCYRRRGHNEGDDPSMTQPLMYNLIEAKRSVRKLYTESLIGRGDISQEDAEAALRDYQQQLERVFVETKAALKDPTPGDRADATLAGTDAEGHSGLEPPTAQSTDQATRSADQTAIPADQLQHIGDAFVNPPKGFTVHPKLLQAMEKRAQSTRDGGIDWATGELLAFGSLLMEGTPVRLAGQDSRRGTFVQRHAVLIDKHTAEEWTPLLYLGEGQARFWVYDSLLSEFAAMGFEYGYSVERPDALVLWEAQFGDFFNGAQTIVDEFISSSEQKWGQRSSVVLLLPHGYEGQGPDHSSARIERFLQMCAEDNMTVASPSTPASYFHLLRRQAYARPRRPLIVFTPKSMLRLKAASSMPQEFTEGTFRPVLPDRASFDDAGVTRVLLASGKVVYDLEAAREKAGDTSTAIVRVEQLAPIPAQEIAAELAKYPGAEVVWVQDEPANQGAWPFVAMNLPQGLADLGETRPLRIVSRKASASPATGSSKRHAEQQAELIAAAFAR
- a CDS encoding dTDP-4-dehydrorhamnose 3,5-epimerase family protein, whose protein sequence is MQVRPLPVEGAFEITPRQFPDDRGVFLESFRGDLLAEHLGHRPDIVQTNVSVSSRGTVRGTHFADVPPSQAKYVTALSGSLIDFIVDIRVGSPTFGEWTSVLLDTVDRRGVYLSEGLGHAFVALEDDTTAMYLCTAAYNPSGEHGIHPLDPEVGLVLPHGLEPLLSPKDAAAPSLTEAREQGLLPTYAACQALARQLRERSGDQRAPDRA